The following are from one region of the Salmo trutta chromosome 20, fSalTru1.1, whole genome shotgun sequence genome:
- the LOC115155697 gene encoding guanylate-binding protein 1, whose translation MAGQRVPMKEPVCLIENDSDGKLRVVRSALDILDQIDQHVVVVAVVGLYRTGKSYLMNKLAGERKGFALGATIQSKTKGIWMWCVPHPEKRDHTLVLLDTEGLGDVEKGDEKNDNWIFSLAVLLSSTLVYNSMGTIDNNALEKLHYVTELTEHIKVKSNQRDGEESSEYLRYFPSFVWTVRDFTLTLEVDGRPITANEYLENALKLRTGHSKKDQAYNLPRSCLRNYFSPRWCFVFERPASGDKMRRMEELTDADLEPAFVEQAKEFCDHVFNEAKTKTLKQGLKVTGRLLGNLAETYVSAIRSGQIPCLDNAVLALAQIENSSAIERARAHYQKGMADWVAFPTETQEELSEVHAVMEKEAVAIFINNSFKDEDQKYQLELMKLLQEEYEKICERNYKESQKACESKIECIFAPLEEKIRDVSYMTPGGYKEYCNDLKLATSEYRSEGGRGVKAEEVLKEYLERKASIGQTILSADQSLTEAEQRAEAEQAKREASERENRAMEEQLVVQERLRADQQRTYEENVNQLMERMERDSRNAIAEHDRVLQARLKEQNDLLQQGFDDRAHQMQREIDALKGAKAQEEEKKPSFMSTALDTVGTAATLFLPGILPKVGGMAVKWLSKWF comes from the exons ATGGCAGGCCAGAGAGTACCCATGAAGGAACCAGTATGTCTGATAGAGAACGACAGTGATGGGAAGCTGCGTGTGGTCCGCAGTGCACTGGACATCCTGGACCAGATTGACCAGCATGTGGTAGTGGTGGCGGTGGTCGGGCTGTACCGCACCGGCAAGTCCTACCTCATGAACAAGCTGGCTGGAGAGAGGAAAG GTTTTGCTCTGGGAGCCACCATCCAGTCCAAAACTAAGGGCATCTGGATGTGGTGTGTGCCTCACCCTGAAAAAAGAGACCACACCCTGGTGCTGCTGGATACAGAGGGGCTGGGGGATGTGGAGAAG GGTGATGAGAAGAATGACAACTGGATCTTTTCCCTGGCTGTCCTGCTCAGCAGTACTCTGGTGTACAACAGCATGGGAACCATCGACAACAACGCCCTGGAGAAACTACA CTATGTGACAGAACTGACAGAGCACATCAAGGTGAAGTCCAACCAGCGAGACGGGGAAGAATCTTCAGAGTACCTGCGTTACTTTCCTTCCTTTGTGTGGACAGTCAGAGATTTCACCCTGACCCTGGAGGTTGATGGGAGACCCATCACAGCCAATGAGTACCTGGAGAATGCTCTTAAACTGAGAACAG GTCATAGTAAGAAAGATCAGGCATACAATCTGCCTCGTAGCTGTCTGCGGAACTATTTCTCTCCTCGCTGGTGCTTTGTGTTTGAGAGGCCAGCCAGCGGAGACAAAATGAGACGTATGGAGGAGCTGACCGATGCTGACCTGGAGCCTGCCTTTGTGGAGCAAGCCAAGGAGTTCTGTGACCACGTCTTCAATGAGGCCAAGACCAAGACCCTGAAACAGGGCCTGAAAGTTACCGGCAGAC TGCTGGGAAACCTGGCAGAGACGTATGTGTCTGCCATCCGGAGCGGGCAGATCCCCTGCCTGGACAATGCTGTGTTGGCGCTGGCCCAAATTGAGAACTCCAGTGCCATCGAGAGGGCCAGGGCCCACTACCAGAAGGGTATGGCTGACTGGGTGGCCTTCCCCACAGAGACCCAAGAGGAGCTGTCTGAAGTGCATGCTGTCATGGAGAAGGAGGCTGTGGCCATATTCATCAACAACTCCTTCAAAGACGAGGACCAGAAGTACCAGTTGGAGCTCATG AAATTGCTTCAAGAGGAGTATGAGAAGATCTGTGAGAGGAACTACAAGGAGTCCCAGAAGGCATGCGAGTCCAAAATCGAATGCATCTTTGCCCCCTTGGAGGAGAAAATAAGGGATGTCTCCTACATGACCCCTGGAGGATACAAAGAGTACTGCAACGACCTGAAACTGGCCACCAGCGAATACAGATCTGAGGGAGGCAGGGGAGTGAAG GCTGAAGAGGTACTGAAGGAGTACTTGGAAAGGAAAGCTAGCATTGGTCAGACCATCCTGTCAGCAGACCAGTCCCTCACTGAAGCTGAGCAGAGAGCAGAAG CGGAGCAAGCGAAAAGGGAGGCATCTGAGCGGGAAAATCGAGCCATGGAGGAGCAGCTGGTTGTCCAGGAGAGGTTGAGAGCAGACCAGCAGAGGACGTATGAGGAGAATGTGAACCAgctgatggagaggatggagagagacagtagaaatGCCATAGCAGAGCATGACAGAGTTCTGCAGGCCAGACTAAAG GAGCAGAATGACCTTCTCCAGCAAGGGTTTGATGACAGAGCACACCAAATGCAAAGAGAGATAGATGCCCTTAAGGGTGCGAAGGCACAAGAGGAAGAGAAAAAACCCTCATTTATGAGCACAGCTCTGGATACTGTAGGGACTGCAGCTACCTTGTTCCTTCCAGGAATACTTCCCAAAGTAGGAGGAATGGCTGTGAAATGGCTGTCTAAGTGGTTTTGA
- the LOC115155695 gene encoding guanylate-binding protein 1 isoform X2 produces the protein MDSPMCLVENADGELHVVPGAIKYLMGLNQKVIVVAVVGLYRTGKSYLMNKLAGKRKGFALGATIQSKTKGIWMWCVPHPEKRDHTLVLLDTEGLGDVEKGDSKNDAWIFSLAILLSSTLVYNSRGTIDNQAVENLQYVSELTERIKVNSSSAASSSHDDEEGGDAQFVQFFPNFVWAIRDFTLLLEIDGRNVTEDEYLEHSLELRKGGGKKNLMYNLPRECIRNYFPSRKCFVFPTPTTPAKMPHLDSMDEADLCGTFRKVADTFCRFIFQESRTKTVKGGHKVTGRMLGHLINTYVETIAKGSVPCLENAVLAMAQIENQAAVDEGLAVYQRGMEEVKALFPVDMGQISAHHLCSDHQATQAFMKRSFKDENGDFLKALAVAIAKHYADLLIQNEDASEKKCASLLEKLSAPMAQKIKEGIYATPGGYELYCNHHDNMVAQYRAEPDKGVRAEEILEQFLKEKSLEKNSILQADKKLTENEKKIHEEKERSAVLEQEKKAAEEKRLEMERTMEDDRRSKDEKLKQMEEKMKEEMKQQERDFHRALECKMQEQKDLLEKGHKEKADLMRQEIEEFKKSNTPEKEGGGFLESTVMPVLRLGLDAANTFFQYKLMRGAFMK, from the exons ATGGATTCCCCAATGTGCCTGGTCGAAAACGCCGATGGCGAGCTTCATGTAGTTCCTGGTGCCATCAAGTACCTGATGGGACTGAACCAGAAAGTCATAGTGGTGGCGGTGGTCGGGCTGTACCGCACCGGCAAGTCTTACCTCATGAACAAGCTGGCTGGAAAGAGAAAAG GTTTTGCCCTGGGAGCCACCATCCAATCCAAGACTAAGGGAATCTGGATGTGGTGTGTGCCTCACCCTGAAAAAAGAGACCACACCCTGGTGCTGCTGGATACAGAGGGGCTGGGGGACGTGGAGAAG GGAGATTCTAAGAATGATGCCTGGATCTTCTCCTTGGCCATTCTGTTAAGCAGTACTCTGGTCTACAACAGTCGAGGGACCATCGACAATCAAGCCGTGGAGAACCTCCA ATATGTGAGTGAGCTGACAGAGCGGATCAAGGTGAATTCTTCCAGTGCAGCTTCATCCTCTCACGATGACGAGGAAGGAGGGGACGCCCAGTTTGTGCAGTTCTTTCCGAATTTTGTGTGGGCCATCAGAGATTTCACTCTACTACTCGAGATCGACGGTAGAAACGTCACCGAagatgagtatctggagcattccCTGGAACTCAGAAAAG GTGGGGGTAAAAAGAACCTGATGTACAACCTCCCACGAGAGTGCATCCGGAACTACTTCCCCTCGCGCAAGTGCTTTGTATTCCCCACCCCTACAACTCCTGCCAAGATGCCCCATCTGGATTCCATGGACGAAGCTGACCTCTGTGGAACCTTCCGAAAGGTTGCAGATACTTTCTGCCGCTTCATTTTCCAGGAGAGCCGTACAAAAACTGTCAAAGGGGGCCACAAAGTTACCGGGAGAA TGCTCGGCCACTTGATTAACACCTATGTGGAGACCATAGCCAAAGGCTCTGTGCCCTGTCTGGAGAATGCGGTGCTGGCCATGGCTCAAATTGAGAACCAGGCTGCTGTGGATGAGGGCCTGGCGGTGTACCAGAGGGGCATGGAGGAGGTGAAGGCCTTATTCCCTGTGGACATGGGTCAGATTTCAGCTCATCACCTCTGCTCAGACCACCAGGCCACGCAGGCTTTCATGAAACGATCCTTCAAAGACGAAAATGGGGATTTCTTGAAAGCGTTGGCG GTGGCCATTGCGAAGCACTACGCTGACCTTCTCATCCAGAACGAGGATGCCTCAGAGAAGAAGTGTGCGTCCCTTCTGGAGAAGCTGTCTGCTCCGATGGCCCAGAAGATTAAGGAGGGGATCTACGCTACACCTGGGGGATATGAGCTTTACTGCAATCACCATGACAACATGGTGGCACAATACCGGGCCGAGCCTGATAAAGGAGTTAGG GCTGAGGAGATTCTTGAGCAGTTCCTGAAGGAGAAGAGTCTAGAGAAAAATTCCATCCTACAAGCTGACAAAAAATTGACAGAAAATGAGAAAAAGATCCACG aggagaaggagaggtcagCTGTGCTGGAGCAGGAGAAGAAGGCTGCTGAAGAGAAACGGTTGGAGATGGAGCGCACCATGGAGGACGATCGCAGAAGCAAAGACGAGAAGTTGAAGCAGATGGAAGAGAAGATGAAGGAGGAGATGAAGCAACAGGAACGGGACTTCCACAGGGCCTTGGAGTGCAAGATGCAGGAGCAGAAGGATCTGCTGGAGAAGGGCCACAAGGAGAAGGCTGACTTAATGAGACAGGAGATAGAGGAGTTCAAGAAGAGCAACACCCCTGAGAAGGAAGGAGGTGGTTTCCTTGAGTCTACAGTCATGCCTGTTCTTCGACTTGGATTGGATGCTGCCAACACTTTCTTTCAATATAAGCTCATGAGGGGAGCTTTTATGAAGTAG
- the LOC115155695 gene encoding guanylate-binding protein 1 isoform X1 translates to MDSPMCLVENADGELHVVPGAIKYLMGLNQKVIVVAVVGLYRTGKSYLMNKLAGKRKGFALGATIQSKTKGIWMWCVPHPEKRDHTLVLLDTEGLGDVEKGDSKNDAWIFSLAILLSSTLVYNSRGTIDNQAVENLQYVSELTERIKVNSSSAASSSHDDEEGGDAQFVQFFPNFVWAIRDFTLLLEIDGRNVTEDEYLEHSLELRKGGGKKNLMYNLPRECIRNYFPSRKCFVFPTPTTPAKMPHLDSMDEADLCGTFRKVADTFCRFIFQESRTKTVKGGHKVTGRMLGHLINTYVETIAKGSVPCLENAVLAMAQIENQAAVDEGLAVYQRGMEEVKALFPVDMGQISAHHLCSDHQATQAFMKRSFKDENGDFLKALAVAIAKHYADLLIQNEDASEKKCASLLEKLSAPMAQKIKEGIYATPGGYELYCNHHDNMVAQYRAEPDKGVRAEEILEQFLKEKSLEKNSILQADKKLTENEKKIHEEQEKRALAEQAVKMEAEKQHQLEKLIQERERSHQEGICQLEAKMVQEAKGKQQELERALDSKLHEQEKLMAKGFTEKEAAMKEEIQSLREKEEAKREEKEEQSRNFRAIAQGVMESVSNGLGHYFNYKKAREQRKAIVFKEQVRFNLKSGAVDNIPDKERMTLKQDKMATPKLKTGAVGNSKDTTLPKVNTGTTGKSPGSEV, encoded by the exons ATGGATTCCCCAATGTGCCTGGTCGAAAACGCCGATGGCGAGCTTCATGTAGTTCCTGGTGCCATCAAGTACCTGATGGGACTGAACCAGAAAGTCATAGTGGTGGCGGTGGTCGGGCTGTACCGCACCGGCAAGTCTTACCTCATGAACAAGCTGGCTGGAAAGAGAAAAG GTTTTGCCCTGGGAGCCACCATCCAATCCAAGACTAAGGGAATCTGGATGTGGTGTGTGCCTCACCCTGAAAAAAGAGACCACACCCTGGTGCTGCTGGATACAGAGGGGCTGGGGGACGTGGAGAAG GGAGATTCTAAGAATGATGCCTGGATCTTCTCCTTGGCCATTCTGTTAAGCAGTACTCTGGTCTACAACAGTCGAGGGACCATCGACAATCAAGCCGTGGAGAACCTCCA ATATGTGAGTGAGCTGACAGAGCGGATCAAGGTGAATTCTTCCAGTGCAGCTTCATCCTCTCACGATGACGAGGAAGGAGGGGACGCCCAGTTTGTGCAGTTCTTTCCGAATTTTGTGTGGGCCATCAGAGATTTCACTCTACTACTCGAGATCGACGGTAGAAACGTCACCGAagatgagtatctggagcattccCTGGAACTCAGAAAAG GTGGGGGTAAAAAGAACCTGATGTACAACCTCCCACGAGAGTGCATCCGGAACTACTTCCCCTCGCGCAAGTGCTTTGTATTCCCCACCCCTACAACTCCTGCCAAGATGCCCCATCTGGATTCCATGGACGAAGCTGACCTCTGTGGAACCTTCCGAAAGGTTGCAGATACTTTCTGCCGCTTCATTTTCCAGGAGAGCCGTACAAAAACTGTCAAAGGGGGCCACAAAGTTACCGGGAGAA TGCTCGGCCACTTGATTAACACCTATGTGGAGACCATAGCCAAAGGCTCTGTGCCCTGTCTGGAGAATGCGGTGCTGGCCATGGCTCAAATTGAGAACCAGGCTGCTGTGGATGAGGGCCTGGCGGTGTACCAGAGGGGCATGGAGGAGGTGAAGGCCTTATTCCCTGTGGACATGGGTCAGATTTCAGCTCATCACCTCTGCTCAGACCACCAGGCCACGCAGGCTTTCATGAAACGATCCTTCAAAGACGAAAATGGGGATTTCTTGAAAGCGTTGGCG GTGGCCATTGCGAAGCACTACGCTGACCTTCTCATCCAGAACGAGGATGCCTCAGAGAAGAAGTGTGCGTCCCTTCTGGAGAAGCTGTCTGCTCCGATGGCCCAGAAGATTAAGGAGGGGATCTACGCTACACCTGGGGGATATGAGCTTTACTGCAATCACCATGACAACATGGTGGCACAATACCGGGCCGAGCCTGATAAAGGAGTTAGG GCTGAGGAGATTCTTGAGCAGTTCCTGAAGGAGAAGAGTCTAGAGAAAAATTCCATCCTACAAGCTGACAAAAAATTGACAGAAAATGAGAAAAAGATCCACG AGGAGCAAGAGAAGAGAGCCCTGGCTGAACAGGCAGTGAAGATGGAGGCAGAGAAACAGCACCAGTTAGAGAAACTGAtccaggagagggagaggagtcatCAGGAGGGAATCTGTCAGCTAGAG GCTAAGATGGTCCAGGAGGCGAAAGGGAAGCAACAGGAGTTGGAGAGAGCGCTAGATAGCAAGCTCCATGAGCAGGAAAAGCTGATGGCTAAGGGTTTCACAGAGAAAGAGGCAGCCATGAAGGAGGAGATACAGAGcctgagagagaaggaggaggccaAGCGCGAGGAGAAGGAAGAGCAGTCTCGTAACTTCAGAGCCATAGCACAGGGTGTCATGGAGAGTGTCAGCAATGGCTTAGGTCACTACTTTAACTATAAGAAAGCCCGTGAGCAACGCAAGGCGATTGTGTTCAAGGAGCAGGTCAGATTCAATCTCAAATCAGGTGCGGTTGACAATATCCCTGATAAGGAGCGCATGACACTCAAGCAAGACAAGATGGCCACACCCAAACTGAAAACAGGAGCAGTTGGCAACTCTAAAGACACAACTCTGCCCAAAGTCAACACAGGTACAACTGGCAAAAGCCCTGGCTCAGAGGTCTAA